A portion of the Eretmochelys imbricata isolate rEreImb1 chromosome 27, rEreImb1.hap1, whole genome shotgun sequence genome contains these proteins:
- the KRT23 gene encoding keratin, type I cytoskeletal 23, with amino-acid sequence MNSSQGRFQFSSGSHRGSAGCDLSLLGSSYRPSSAHGGAAGTSDSISSTRPLWLASGVGVSWGAFGKSHGDSIFLSGNEKQTMQNLNDRLAAYLEKVRSLEAANAQLESCILERHKKRFHEKKRDFNQYEQNITDMQGQIEDGKITNASILLNIDNAKIASEDLSLKYEAEQSLRQGMQISVENLRKELDNLTIVTTDLELEIEAIQEEQILRKKDHEKEMGAHHSSQDFKVNVQVNAVMQEDLAKILAGIREDYEAIIEKNCQDLEVWYKEQTATVSPVANISPEEIQSKEGEIKNLRRTFQALEIELQAQFSKKYALEGTLAETQAHYTFQLQNIQQLISNCKEELSQLRQDIKCQNNQYKILLGIKTRLEKEISTYRQLLERNVDGTKNFESSTKEHAGTTSRKIKTITQDSVNGQVVSSTINEIDQQM; translated from the exons ATGAACTCCAGTCAAGGCCGTTTCCAGTTCTCTTCTGGATCCCACAGGGGTAGTGCAGGGTGTGATTTGTCCCTGCTAGGAAGCTCCTACAGACCTTCAAGTGCACATGGAGGGGCCGCTGGCACATCGGACTCCATTTCCTCCACcaggcccctctggctggcctcTGGAGTGGGAGTATCTTGGGGAGCTTTTGGCAAGAGCCATGGGGATAGCATCTTTCTGAGTGGGAATGAGAAACAGACTATGCAAAACCTGAATGACCGTTTGGCTGCTTATCTGGAAAAGGTACGTTCTCTGGAAGCAGCTAATGCTCAGCTGGAGAGCTGTATCCTGGAGCGGCACAAGAAGAGGTTTCATGAAAAGAAACGTGACTTCAACCAATATGAGCAAAATATCACTGACATGCAAGGACAG ATTGAGGATGGCAAGATCACCAATGCCAGTATTCTTCTGAATATCGATAATGCTAAAATAGCATCTGAAGATTTGAGTCTCAA GTATGAGGCGGAGCAGTCTCTCAGGCAGGGAATGCAAATCAGTGTTGAGAACCTGCGTAAGGAACTTGACAACCTGACCATTGTCACGACAGATCTGGAACTGGAGATTGAAGCCATCCAGGAAGAGCAGATCCTCAGGAAGAAAGACCATGAGAAG GAAATGGGTGCGCATCATTCATCACAGGATTTCAAGGTCAATGTGCAAGTGAATGCAGTGATGCAAGAAGATTTGGCCAAGATTTTAGCAGGGATAAGAGAGGATTATGAAGCCATTATTGAAAAGAACTGCCAAGACCTTGAGGTCTGGTACAAAGAGCAG ACTGCAACTGTGTCCCCAGTGGCAAACATCAGCCCAGAAGAAATACAGAGCAAGGAGGGTGAAATCAAGAACCTGAGGCGAACTTTTCAGGCCTTGGAGATTGAATTGCAGGCACAATTTAGCAAG AAATATGCCCTCGAAGGTACCTTGGCCGAGACCCAGGCTCACTACACATTTCAGCTCCAGAATATACAACAATTGATCTCCAACTGCAAGGAAGAGCTGAGTCAACTCCGCCAAGATATCAAGTGCCAGAACAATCAGTATAAGATCCTCCTTGGGATCAAAACCCGCCTGGAAAAGGAGATTTCCACTTATCGTCAGCTCCTGGAGAGAAATGTTGATGG AACAAAAAACTTTGAATCAAGCACTAAAG AACATGCTGGAACGACTAGTCGAAAGATCAAAACAATCACACAGGACAGCGTGAATGGGCAGGTGGTATCCTCCACCATAAATGAAATTGACCAGCAGATGTGA